The Heteronotia binoei isolate CCM8104 ecotype False Entrance Well chromosome 14, APGP_CSIRO_Hbin_v1, whole genome shotgun sequence genome has a window encoding:
- the LOC132582129 gene encoding protein PET117 homolog, mitochondrial: MSAVSKAVLGVTVLLSVGAVAGVHIQQSLLREKLREGVVRDIERQIRKEENLRLLKEQIVLTKQLEIERDTALMAKGPQQ; this comes from the exons ATGTCGGCGGTGTCCAAGGCGGTGCTTGGGGTGACGGTGTTGCTGTCGGTCGGTGCCGTGGCCGGCGTTCACATCCAGCAGAGCCTTCTCAGAGAG AAGCTACGTGAAGGTGTGGTCagagacattgagagacagattCGAAAAGAAGAAAACCTTCGCCTTTTGAAGGAACAGATTGTTTTAACAAAACAACTTGAAATAGAAAGAGACACAGCGCTGATGGCCAAAGGACCCCAGCAGTGA